In Clostridia bacterium, the sequence CTAAGAATTCAATTTTCCATCATGTTTTTTATTGCAGTTATAGCTTCACTAATCATACAAAATCAAGCCTATCTGGACTTAATGGTAATGAAAAAGGAAGCACATTCTGCCGGCACTCCCAGGAATATAAGAATTTTTAATATTAAAGCAGTTGTCATGTTTTTGTTTTTTTTAGTACTTCTTTTGAATTTAAACAGTATCGTTGCATTTACTCTTAGTATGCTGAAAATGTTTGTGAGTGTGGTAGTAGAGATAATGATGAAGCTTTTTAGACTACTTTTTCCGGATGCAGGAGGAGCTAAGATACAAACAGCAAGTGCTGAAGTCCCTTTTTTTGGGAGGATCAGGTTACCTAGCCCATTCTGGAATTTTATTACTGAGGTTTTCAGAAATGCTATTTTTTTATATGCGATATATAAATTTATACCTGCTGCTATTCTGAAAATCAGAAATATGCTATTGTGGATAATTAAGTTGATAAAACGTTTATTGTTCAGCAATGTGGAAAGCGCTGCCGCTAATTTACCAGTAGACTATACCGATGAAACTGAGACAGTAGGGCCACCCTGGTTAAGAAAAAAGAAAGAGAGCACAGGGAAAAATATCCGTAAATTCAGGAAAGCCCTAAAGGATATCAGCGATCCTATAGTGAAAATCAGAGTTATCTATGCTTGTATAGCTGAAATCTTTATTGAAAAGAAAATTGATATCAGAAAGTCTGATACTACAGGAGAGATTCTTAAGAAAGCAATGCATATGGAAGAAATAAGGGATGCTTTGAGCAGCGTTACATCTGTGTATGATAAAGTAAGATATGGCGATGTAATCCCCCAGGAGACAGAGGTATTTAGTACAGAAAAGAGTTTTGAAAGGATATGTGGGACAATAGATAGAAAGTAACTAAAAAAGAGTTGAAACACGCTGGTCTCCTTAAACACTGCCTGTTTCAACTCATCGAAATCAATTAACTTGTTTATCTCGTATCTATTGATACAAACCTATTCTGTACTTCGAAGGAGTAGTTTCTTCCTGAGTTATTATCCCAGTGATTTGCACTGTCTTTAAAAGCTATCTTTAACTGTTCACGTGAGGTTATAGGCAAGTGTGCCTCAAAACCTTCATCTGTTCTGCTCATTTTTATGTCTTTTGCATCTTTCCAGTCTTCACTATAACCTATATGCATATAAACCGAGTCTGCTCCTTTGTTGTGCAATATCCCTTTATACATCACAGTTGCGGTATCACCTTCGGCAATTACGTTGGGCCTGATTACGACACCGTTCTGATGATAAATATTATACACAAAACCACCCCTTATAGTTTTTTTCAAGAATTAAACTATTTTTATAGGTTTAATTCTTGTCGGCAAAACTGAAAAGTTACAGACAACAAATTTTCTGTGATAAGCTGTCCGTATTTATTATTTCTTGCGAGGTTTATATTATGTGAGACTCTTTTTGACTATTAAGATACATTTAAACATTACTTTGCGTTTTTAAAGCAAAATATGCTATAATAATTAATATAATACCATTCAAAAAATTTCCACACTAGATTTGATATTTGTTTCGGCAGGCAATGAAGAAGTGGTTCCCTCTTATTCCATATAAAACAATTGAAAATAAAAAATTTAACAGTTATAATTGTTAGCATTGAGGAAGTTCGGATATTAATGTGCTGTTTTGTGTATGCTCCTGCTAAAAGATTCTGTGAATACACCGCACTGCTAGTGGCCGAATTTAAGTATATGCCTGTTGTATATGTAATATATTTATTATTACTTGTGAAGTAACGACTATCCGTAACTTCATAAATTTATTTTTATTTCCCAAATTAGATATAAATCCAGGGAAATAAATTAACAAATATTTATTTATTTTATTTAATTGAGGGGATGGTCAAATGACTGAATCAAAAAAAGTTATTAAAAGGCAGGTACTACCGTTATTGCCTCTCAGGGGACTGACAGTGTTTCCATATATGACTTTGCCGTTTGATGTAGGTAGGATTAAATCTATAAAGGCATTGGAAGAAGCCATGATCAACAATCAGTTAATACTGCTTGTTACACAAAAGGATGCAAAAAATGATTCTCCCGGTGAAGAAGATATTTACAATGTAGGTACGATATCTAAAGTTAAGCAGCTTTTAAAACTTCCGGGAGATACGATAAGGGTACTTGTTGAAGGGGTCAGCAGAGCTGAAATTGGTGAATTCACTCAGACAGAACCGTTTTTTATGGCTGAGGTTATAGAGAAGATCTATACTTATGATGAAGGAAGCAGTGTGGAAGTAGAGGCTCTCAAGAGGAGAGTGCTGACGACTTTTGAAGAATATGTCAAGCTGAGTAACAAGGTTCCTGCTGAAATAATGCTTTCAGTAGGAAGCATAGAAGACCCGGGACAACTGTCTGATATTATTACTTCAAACCTGACACTGAAGGTAGAACAGAAACAGGATATTCTGAATGAATTCAATCCCAATTCCAGGTTGGAAAAGCTTCTTGAAATACTCTTGAAAGAGATAGAGATCCTAGAAGTAGAGAAAAACATTAA encodes:
- a CDS encoding carbohydrate-binding protein; protein product: MYNIYHQNGVVIRPNVIAEGDTATVMYKGILHNKGADSVYMHIGYSEDWKDAKDIKMSRTDEGFEAHLPITSREQLKIAFKDSANHWDNNSGRNYSFEVQNRFVSIDTR